One part of the Lytechinus pictus isolate F3 Inbred chromosome 3, Lp3.0, whole genome shotgun sequence genome encodes these proteins:
- the LOC135153468 gene encoding uncharacterized protein LOC135153468, translating into MKDEVPPPDPAEAIAFWSNIWSQPHNHNHEAMWLKTTKEECATIVAQDDLTINKSKLEKIIRKMAPWKAAGPDGVQAFWVKRFTNLHERLSMQMNEIVVNGNPPDWMTKGRTVLIPKDPTKGNIPSSYRPITCLPILWKLLTGIISEEIHQHLDDQDILPWEQKGCRKGSRGTKEQLCIDKGIMKDSKKRKTNLAMAWIDYKKAYDMVPHSWIIESMEMLGVADNIRRFLITSMTRWRTKLESNGEVLGEVGIKSGIFHGDSLSPLLFVMAMTLLTKVLRRSRLGYEFKSKAKINHLLYMDDLKLFGKTQSDLESLINTLRIFSEDIGMQFGLDKCAMITLMKGKPANDNNFQMPNGEEIRSIEGGGSYKYLGILKADQLKHQKMKKKIEAEYIRRIRKVLKSKLNAGNMVKAVNTWAVALVRYAAGIVEWNKLELETLDRKTRKLLTMHGMFHPKSDVDRLYVSREKGGRGLAGIEETVRYEEQSLYCYIEGQMDSIMTAVKESMRKGKDVTAKQLKADQRKMRLEGWKEKVMHGQHLRQTEEFAGPESWQWLKRGSLNKETESMLVAAQDQAIRTNYRIAKVEKEHTSPSCRMCHDKDETVSHLVSECSKMTQTEYKGRHDRVAAAVHWGLAKKYHLPHAEKWYEHRAEPVVENDDVKLLWDFNIQTDKVIEARRPDIVLLKKKEKECLIIDIAIPGDCRAWRKEEEKIQKYNDLAWELRRIWKVKTKVVPIVIGALGTVTTRHRSFLAVLGVEVSFETIQKASLLGTAHILRKVLN; encoded by the coding sequence atGAAAGACGAAGTTCCACCACCAGATCCAGCTGAAGCAATTGCCTTCTGGAGCAACATTTGGAGCCAACCACACAATCACAACCACGAAGCTATGTGGTTGAAAACAACGAAAGAGGAATGTGCAACTATAGTTGCACAGGATGATCTGACGATCAACAAAAGCAAGCTAGAAAAGATCATTCGGAAAATGGCGCCATGGAAAGCTGCCGGTCCAGACGGTGTGCAAGCTTTCTGGGTTAAAAGGTTCACAAATCTTCATGAAAGGCTGAGCATGCAAATGAACGAGATTGTCGTGAATGGTAACCCCCCTGATTGGATGACAAAAGGAAGAACGGTTCTCATCCCAAAGGATCCTACCAAAGGCAACATTCCGTCAAGCTACCGTCCAATTACCTGCTTGCCGATTCTCTGGAAGTTACTGACTGGCATAATATCAGAAGAAATACATCAACACCTGGACGATCAAGACATACTACCATGGGAACAGAAGGGATGTAGAAAAGGAAGTAGAGGAACAAAAGAACAACTATGCATCGACAAAGGAATTATGAAAGAcagcaagaaaagaaaaacgaaCCTCGCAATGGCATGGATTGACTACAAGAAAGCATACGACATGGTTCCGCACTCTTGGATCATCGAGTCTATGGAAATGTTAGGGGTAGCAGACAATATCAGAAGGTTCCTCATTACAAGTATGACGAGATGGAGAACTAAGTTGGAAAGTAATGGTGAAGTGCTTGGAGAGGTTGGTATCAAGAGTGGAATCTTTCATGGAGATAGTCTATCTCCATTGCTGTTTGTGATGGCAATGACACTATTAACTAAGGTACTCAGAAGATCCAGGCTAGGATATGAGTTCAAGAGCAAGGCAAAAATCAACCATCTATTATACATGGACGATTTGAAGCTGTTTGGTAAGACACAAAGTGACTTGGAGTCTCTCATCAACACTTTGCGGATCTTCAGCGAAGACATCGGTATGCAGTTTGGGTTGGATAAATGTGCAATGATTACTCTCATGAAAGGTAAGCCAGCCAATGACAACAACTTCCAGATGCCGAACGGAGAAGAGATCAGATCAATCGAAGGCGGTGGTAGCTATAAATATCTCGGAATATTAAAGGCAGATCAGTTGAAACatcaaaaaatgaagaagaagattgaGGCAGAGTATATCAGGAGAATTCGGAAGGTGCTCAAATCCAAACTAAATGCTGGAAACATGGTGAAGGCTGTTAACACTTGGGCAGTAGCCCTAGTGAGATATGCTGCTGGCATAGTTGAATGGAACAAGCTTGAACTCGAAACCCTGGACAGGAAGACAAGGAAGTTGCTAACTATGCATGGGATGTTTCACCCAAAGTCTGATGTAGATAGACTTTATGTGTCAAGAGAGAAGGGAGGACGTGGTCTGGCTGGAATAGAGGAGACTGTAAGATATGAGGAACAAAGCCTATACTGCTATATTGAAGGCCAGATGGATAGCATCATGACGGCAGTCAAAGAGTCGATGAGGAAAGGAAAGGATGTGACAGCGAAACAGCTGAAGGCTGATCAAAGGAAAATGAGACTGGAAGGATGGAAAGAGAAGGTGATGCACGGGCAGCATTTAAGACAGACAGAGGAGTTTGCTGGCCCAGAGAGTTGGCAGTGGCTGAAACGAGGAAGTTTAAATAAGGAGACGGAAAGTATGCTAGTTGCTGCTCAGGACCAAGCAATTAGAACAAATTACCGAATAGCCAAAGTTGAAAAGGAGCATACATCTCCCTCATGTAGAATGTGTCATGACAAAGACGAAACGGTGTCTCATCTGGTGAGTGAATGCAGCAAAATGACACAGACAGAGTACAAAGGAAGGCACGACAGAGTAGCAGCTGCAGTTCATTGGGGTCTAGCCAAGAAGTACCATTTACCCCATGCGGAAAAATGGTACGAACATCGGGCAGAGCCTGTAGTAGAGAACGACGATGTAAAACTTTTGTGGGATTTTAATATCCAGACAGACAAGGTCATTGAAGCTAGACGACCAGACATCGTTCTcttaaagaagaaggaaaaggaatgtCTCATCATAGATATTGCGATTCCGGGAGACTGCAGAGCTTGGcgtaaagaggaggaaaagatacAGAAGTATAACGATCTGGCATGGGAGCTGAGAAGGATATGGAAGGTGAAGACGAAGGTGGTACCAATAGTCATCGGAGCCTTAGGAACAGTGACAACAAGACACAGAAGCTTTCTGGCTGTTCTAGGAGTCGAGGTGTCCTTTGAAACGATACAGAAGGCAAGCTTGCTTGGAACAGCTCATATCTTACGGAAGGtcttgaattag
- the LOC135153467 gene encoding uncharacterized protein LOC135153467, whose protein sequence is MKLTDICPNYSPNANHGTPSGSWCCIASADVNFLPQINLSKRSLGKIIFDISENSLHSEKEAGHNLAGNFIHILLKELLQCDSMLTNGNLNSTRTNGINQSTKNHSSTSIQKEFHQSNDDRNIQEDSNTPKRPSGFPADLIKSGFEMKC, encoded by the exons ATGAAACTCACTGATATATGTCCTAATTATTCTCCAAATGCTAATCACGGTACTCCATCGGGTTCCTGGTGTTGTATTGCATCTGCTGATGTAAATTTCCTTCCACAAATC AATCTTTCAAAGCGGTCACTCGGGAAAATAATATTCGACATAAGCGAGAACAGTCTACACTCAGAGAAGGAAGCAGGGCACAATCTTG CTGGAAACTTCATACACATCCTTCTAAAGGAGCTTCTCCAATGTGATTCAATGCTAACAAATGGTAACCTGAACTCAACTCGGACCAATGGAATCAACCAGTCTACAAAGAACCACAGTAGCACTTCCATACAAAAAGAGTTTCACCAGTCCAATGACGACAGAAATATACAGGAAGATAGCAATACCCCTAAGAGACCTAGTGGGTTCCCAGCTGACCTCATTAAGAGTGggtttgaaatgaaatgttaa
- the LOC135153469 gene encoding uncharacterized protein LOC135153469, with protein sequence MAPWKAAGPDGVQAFWVKRFTNLYERLSMQMNEIVVNGNPHDWMTKGRTVLIPKDPTKGNIPSSYRPITCLPILWKLLTGIISEEIHQHLDDQDILPWEQKGCRKGSRGTKEQLCIDKGIMKDSKKRKTNLAMAWIDYKKAYDMVPHSWIIESMEMLGVADNIRRFLITSMTRWRTKLESNGEVLGEVGIKSGIFHGDSLSPLLFVMAMTLLTKVLRRSRLGYEFKSKAKINHLLYMDDLKLFGKTQSDLESLINTLRIFSEDIGMQFGLDKCAMITLMKGKPANDNNFQMPNGEEIRSIEGGGSYKYLGILEADQLKHQKMKKKIEAEYIRRIRKVLKSKLNAGNMVKAVNTWAVALVRYAAGIVEWNKLELETLDRKTRKLLTMHGMFHPKSDVDRLYVSREKGGRGLAGIEETVRYEEQSLYCYIEGQMDSIMTAVKESMRKGKDVTAKQLKADQRKMRLEGWKEKVMHGQHLRQTEEFAGPESWQWLKRGSLNKETESMLVAAQDQAIRTNYRIAKVEKEHTSPSCRMCHDKDETVSHLVSECSKMTQTEYKGRHDRVAAAVHWGLAKKYHLPHAEKWYEHRAEPVVENDDVKLLWDFNIQTDKVIEARRPDIVLLKKKEKECLIIDIAIPGDCRAWRKEEEKIQKYNDLAWELRRIWKVKTKVVPIVIGALGTVTTRHRSFLAVLGVEVSFETIQKASLLGTAHILRKVLN encoded by the coding sequence ATGGCGCCATGGAAAGCTGCCGGTCCAGACGGTGTGCAAGCTTTCTGGGTTAAAAGGTTCACAAATCTTTATGAAAGGCTGAGCATGCAAATGAACGAGATTGTCGTGAATGGTAACCCCCATGATTGGATGACAAAAGGAAGAACGGTTCTCATCCCAAAGGATCCTACCAAAGGCAACATTCCGTCAAGCTACCGTCCAATTACCTGCTTGCCGATTCTCTGGAAGTTACTGACTGGCATAATATCAGAAGAAATACATCAACACCTGGACGATCAAGACATACTACCATGGGAACAGAAGGGATGTAGAAAAGGAAGTAGAGGAACAAAAGAACAACTATGCATCGACAAAGGAATTATGAAAGAcagcaagaaaagaaaaacgaaCCTCGCAATGGCATGGATTGACTACAAGAAAGCATACGACATGGTTCCGCACTCTTGGATCATCGAGTCTATGGAAATGTTAGGGGTAGCAGACAATATCAGAAGGTTCCTCATTACAAGTATGACGAGATGGAGAACTAAGTTGGAAAGTAATGGTGAAGTGCTTGGAGAGGTTGGTATCAAGAGTGGAATCTTTCATGGAGATAGTCTATCTCCATTGCTGTTTGTGATGGCAATGACACTATTAACTAAGGTACTCAGAAGATCCAGGCTAGGATATGAGTTCAAGAGCAAGGCAAAAATCAACCATCTATTATACATGGACGATTTGAAGCTGTTTGGTAAGACACAAAGTGACTTGGAGTCTCTCATCAACACTTTGCGGATCTTCAGCGAAGACATCGGTATGCAGTTTGGGTTGGATAAATGTGCAATGATTACTCTCATGAAAGGTAAGCCAGCCAATGACAACAACTTCCAGATGCCGAACGGAGAAGAGATCAGATCAATCGAAGGCGGTGGTAGCTATAAATATCTCGGAATATTAGAGGCAGATCAGTTGAAACatcaaaaaatgaagaagaagattgaGGCAGAGTATATCAGGAGAATTCGGAAGGTGCTCAAATCCAAACTAAATGCTGGAAACATGGTGAAGGCTGTTAACACTTGGGCAGTAGCCCTAGTGAGATATGCTGCTGGCATAGTTGAATGGAACAAGCTTGAACTCGAAACCCTGGACAGGAAGACAAGGAAGTTGCTAACTATGCATGGGATGTTTCACCCAAAGTCTGATGTAGATAGACTTTATGTGTCAAGAGAGAAGGGAGGACGTGGTCTGGCTGGAATAGAGGAGACTGTAAGATATGAGGAACAAAGCCTATACTGCTATATTGAAGGCCAGATGGATAGCATCATGACGGCAGTCAAAGAGTCGATGAGGAAAGGAAAGGATGTGACAGCGAAACAGCTGAAGGCTGATCAAAGGAAAATGAGACTGGAAGGATGGAAAGAGAAGGTGATGCACGGGCAGCATTTAAGACAGACAGAGGAGTTTGCTGGCCCAGAGAGTTGGCAGTGGCTGAAACGAGGAAGTTTAAATAAGGAGACGGAAAGTATGCTAGTTGCTGCTCAGGACCAAGCAATTAGAACAAATTACCGAATAGCCAAAGTTGAAAAGGAGCATACATCTCCCTCATGTAGAATGTGTCATGACAAAGACGAAACGGTGTCTCATCTGGTGAGTGAATGCAGCAAAATGACACAGACAGAGTACAAAGGAAGGCACGACAGAGTAGCAGCTGCAGTTCATTGGGGTCTAGCCAAGAAGTACCATTTACCCCATGCGGAAAAATGGTACGAACATCGGGCAGAGCCTGTAGTAGAGAACGACGATGTAAAACTTTTGTGGGATTTTAATATCCAGACAGACAAGGTCATTGAAGCTAGACGACCAGACATCGTTCTcttaaagaagaaggaaaaggaatgtCTCATCATAGATATTGCGATTCCGGGAGACTGCAGAGCTTGGcgtaaagaggaggaaaagatacAGAAGTATAACGATCTGGCATGGGAGCTGAGAAGGATATGGAAGGTGAAGACGAAGGTGGTACCAATAGTCATCGGAGCCTTAGGAACAGTGACAACAAGACACAGAAGCTTTCTGGCTGTTCTAGGAGTCGAGGTGTCCTTTGAAACGATACAGAAGGCAAGCTTGCTTGGAACAGCTCATATCTTACGGAAGGtcttgaattag